The DNA sequence AGGTGTTGTTATTAACATGGTTGATATACATGCTGATCGACCATTAAAAGAATACCCTGTTTATTGTATGGCAAAGGCTGGTCTTGTGATGTTAACGAAGTCGCTTTCTCGCGAATTAGCGCCTAAAATTAGAGTCAATGGCATAGCACCGGGTGCAATTCTTTGGCATGAAAACGATCTGTCAGAGGCTGATAAAGACCAGGTGTTAAGTGAAATAGCACTTAATAGGCTTGGAACTCCTGACGATATTGCGCAAGCAATTTTATTTATGTGCAAATCAAGTTACATAACAGGACAAATACTCGCAGTGGATGGCGGCCGAAGCATAAATGGTGGGAGTAAAGCCTAAGTTAAAGAGGTAGGCTTATGGACACCTTTACAAAAGTTATAGAATGCCCACACTGTGGGCATCACGTTCGTTTTGAGTTTGATCCAAGTAATGGCGACCAAGACTATTATGAGGATTGTAGTGCTTGTTGTAACGCGATTCATGTTACGTTACACCTTGATGATGCCCATGCCAAAGTCGAAGTTCGCATCGACGCCGACGACGAACAGATCTATTAAAAGCAAGTTAAAACTCGCGACACTAAACTACCCTAAACAGGTAAGTTTTTGTTGATTGACTTTAAATAGCGCTCAACGGTTTGCACTGTTGTGTATGTCTGTTGATCTACTTCGATGTTTATTTCATCACCGGGGACGTATTCACCCAAATTAGTAATATTCATCGTTTCTGGGATCAGATGTAGATTAAATGTAGACTCAGTCACATCGCCAACAGTAAGACTGCAACCGTTAACAGACACAAACCCTTTGTGTAAAACGTATTTCATCCACTTTGGTGAAAGCTCAAGGGTCATTATCCAATTTGATCCATGAGATTCCGACTTAATAACTTTTGCAGTCGCGTGGATATGACCAGACACAATATGGCCGCCAATCTCAGTACCAAACGTAACCGAACGCTCAAAATTAACTAAACTACCTTGACGCAATTTACCAAGGTTTGTTTTTTGTAACGACTCATCTATTACATCAAAATAAACTTGCCCTACTACATCATTCATTTGCGTTTCGAATTTTGTAACTGTCAGACAACAGCCATTTATTGCTATGCTCGCACCAATGGTAAGTCGCTCTAAATGCTCACGGCCGACTGACAGACAAATTGTTTTAAAAGAGTCATCACCAGAAATACTTACAACGGTTGCCTTCGTTTGAACAATACCTGTAAACATACTGCTTCCTATTTAGAATTTTTATATTAATGTGGACAGTATATACGTTTATTTTCTGGCTTTGGTGTAAATCATTTATCTCTTGTCGAATGTTTAAACTTGAATTGATTGTTTTTTAAGTTTCTGTCGAATAAAGAATCAGTTAAACCATTTTGTGGTAAAAAAAGTTTGCTTTTTAAAACGGCCCTGATTAGGATACGTCTCGTCCTCAGGATACAACCGTAGCTCAGTTGGTTAGAGCACCACCTTGACATGGTGGGGGTCGGTGGTTCGAATCCACTCGGTTGTACCAACACTTTCCAATTCAAAGTCAAAACATCCCAAGTCAAGAAAAAGCACACCGCTCCTGATGACCCGGTCCGATGTTCGGTGGTTCGAATCCACTCGGTTGTACCAACACTTTCCAATTCAGAATCAACCCCCCCCCCCAAGTCAAGAAAAAGCACACCGCTCCTTATGACCCGGTCCGATGTCCGGTGGTTCGAATCCACTCGGTTGTACCTACGCTACCTCTCCGCCTACGCCTTGCGTACGAGTAATTTTTAGACTATTACAATATAAGTAAATTTTATTGAGGAACAGCGTCATTGAAACTACGTCTTGCGTTGGTATTGTTTGTATTTTCATTATTTTGCCCACGTGCTGAATCACTTGATCAGACGCTTCCTTTACGCATAGTCACTGAACATCTAGCTCCTTTTCATTACCTCAATCAAGAACAAAAAGTTGTGGGGCTATTGTCAAATAGACTGCTTCCTATCCTGCAAAATCTTGAGCCTGGACTCAAGATAGAACTTTTGCCTTGGAGTCATGCTTATGAATTAGCAACTAGGCGACCCAACACCCTGCTCTTTTCAGTTATTAGGACCCCAGAAAGAGAAAGTAAGTTTGTTTGGTTAAGTCGGCTGTTAGAAGTGAATACGATTTTAATCGCAAATTCAGATAGTAACGTAGAACCTACCGATAATTTAGCGGACCTAATGCAATACAACCTTGGGGTAAAGAAAAACGATGCAATAACGGACCACCTTCTGAAAGTAGGTTTCGAATTTGACAACAACCTTATGGAAATTGTTCAGAGTGAATCAACTATAACTATGTTGCGTAGGCAACGCTTTGATTTAATCCCAACAAACGTCTATATACTTGAAGATTATTGTAAAAAAAACGACTGTGAGCTTGATGAATTTAAGGTGATTTATACCTTTGACGAAATACCACA is a window from the Psychrosphaera ytuae genome containing:
- a CDS encoding CPXCG motif-containing cysteine-rich protein, with product MDTFTKVIECPHCGHHVRFEFDPSNGDQDYYEDCSACCNAIHVTLHLDDAHAKVEVRIDADDEQIY
- a CDS encoding riboflavin synthase subunit alpha, translating into MFTGIVQTKATVVSISGDDSFKTICLSVGREHLERLTIGASIAINGCCLTVTKFETQMNDVVGQVYFDVIDESLQKTNLGKLRQGSLVNFERSVTFGTEIGGHIVSGHIHATAKVIKSESHGSNWIMTLELSPKWMKYVLHKGFVSVNGCSLTVGDVTESTFNLHLIPETMNITNLGEYVPGDEINIEVDQQTYTTVQTVERYLKSINKNLPV
- a CDS encoding substrate-binding periplasmic protein, translating into MKLRLALVLFVFSLFCPRAESLDQTLPLRIVTEHLAPFHYLNQEQKVVGLLSNRLLPILQNLEPGLKIELLPWSHAYELATRRPNTLLFSVIRTPERESKFVWLSRLLEVNTILIANSDSNVEPTDNLADLMQYNLGVKKNDAITDHLLKVGFEFDNNLMEIVQSESTITMLRRQRFDLIPTNVYILEDYCKKNDCELDEFKVIYTFDEIPQTFFLVINKDSDPVLIKLLRQELASFAPLTLNNRELE